A segment of the Cellvibrio sp. KY-YJ-3 genome:
GGGCATAACCTATCTCCTTATGATTGATCGATATCGCTGATTCTACGTCTCTACCCACGGCACACCATTACACCAGATAACGTCAGCCTATTTCTGGCACGCCACGCAATACACCGTGGTGCGATCATTCATGCGCACCTCTTTGAGCGGTTTTTTACAGGTCATACAGGGCTGATTACCGCGCCCGTAGACCAGTAGTTGCTGCTTGAAGTACCCCGGTTTGCCATCACCACCGACAAAATCGCGCAATGTCGTGCCGCCCTGATCAATGGAGCGTTGCAGTACAAATTTAATATCGCGCACCAGTTGCTCACAATCCTTACGCGTCAGTGCGCTCGCTTTGCGAATCGGTTTGATGCCCGCCATAAATAGCGATTCATTGGCGTAGATGTTCCCCACCCCCACCACGATTTTGCTGTCCATGATGAACTGTTTCACCGCCTGGCTGCGCTTGCGGCTGCGCTCGTATAAATAATCTGCAGTGAATGTATCGGTAAGCGGCTCCGGCCCTAAATCGGCCAATAGCTTGTGAGTTTTGGGGTCGCCCTCCACCCATAACCAGCAACCGAAACGGCGCGGATCGCAATAACGCAGCGCCTGTTTACCGAAGATCAGGTCAACATGATCGTGAAACAGCGGCGGCTCGTCGGCTTGCACAATACGCAGGCTGCCGGACATACCCAAGTGGATCAACGCATGGCCGTGACCGAAATCCAGCAATAGATATTTGCCGCGCCGGTAAGCACCGCGCAGTGAATGGCCGACAACCCGCTCCTGCAAGTCGGTGGGGATAGGCCAGCGCAGGCGCGGCTGGCGCACAATCAATGCCGTGGTTTTACGGCCGACGACGTGGGGCGCAATACCGCGCAAGGTAGTTTCAACTTCGGGCAACTCGGGCATAGGTAATCCTGTGAGCGGTAGACGCCGCTATTATGCCAGCGGCGCTCACTGGGTAGCCGCATTCAAACGCATCATCAGGTTTAATTGATTGGCGATCAGCTGGAATTCCTCAAATTGGCGTGCATTCAAACCACTGCGTTCACCATCGGCATAAGCGATAGCCAGGAGCCGTTTATTGAGCTGCAAGGGCGCCAGAAATAAACCACCAGTAGCTCCCATCACTTGTAACGCCCCCATGTCTTTTAACGCCACCTTGGGTTGATACCAATAAGGTTCCTGCTGGCGCAAAAACTCATGCAGTAATTCACCTTTGTGCAATTGTTCCAAGTTGATTTTGACCTGCTGCCGCCACAGGTGCGTTCCCTTGCCCGCCACGTAACGCACGTCCAGTTGTTTGGTTTTATGATCGACAAACAAAATGGCGACCCGCGCTATAGCCGCGCCCTCATGCAGGGCCGCGAGCGACAATTGAGTCACTTTGGGCAAGCTGTCACCGGCCATCATGGCTTTGTGGATCTGGTTCAAGCGCTGCTGGAACAGGTAATCAGCCACATCGCTGGAGGGCTGCTCTTTGGCATCTATATCATCGGGGTCAGGCAAGGCGCTGATGAGCATATCCACGCCGTAAATCTTGGCGATTACCGACGCCTCATCTGCCATCAATAGAATCTGCTGCTGGGCGTCTTCCAGTGGCAACTTACAGAGGCTGGCCGTCTGCTGGCAGAGCTTATGCATTTCGGGGCTTTTAATCCCGCGCTGGATATAGGTCGCAATCTGGTTGCCCAGATTCACGGCGCGTGCGGCGGCGCTGGAATGCACATGATTCTCGCAGGCCTCGCTCAGCAAATCGCCCAAGGTCCAGTCTTTGATCAAATGGCGGGAGAGCAGGCTGGTATCCACCCCCAAATACTCCAGGGCAAGGCTGTGCTCCGCCTGCGGTTCGCGGTCGCGCGCCTCGATAAACTCCGCCACCACCGGCAAGCCAGTCGATATAAGCGCCAACTCGCTGATATTGCGCAACAGCGCCGCGATAAATATCTGTTCTTTTTTATCGCCATCCAAAAACGGCACCATCGCCTTGGCTTGCACTGCGGCGTGGAAGGAGCGTGCGAGACTTTGGATCAAGAGCGCTTTGGGTTTGCCCTGCAAAAAGTTCTCGATCAGGGTAGTAGCGAGTGTGATATTACGCAGGTTGTCAAAACCCAAGTGCACTATCGCGCGCGATACCGTCTTAATCGATGCAAATGCCGGATTATAATGCACAGAATTGGCGATTTTTAACACTTTGGAGGTTAAGTCCGCATCGCGCAGGATGATTTTGGTGAGATCCTCTGCGCGACACTTTTCGTTTTCACTCAGCTCGCAAATTTCCCGCACCACCGCATTCAAGGTGGGTAATTCCTGCTCCGCGAGTGTGTCCATCCACTCCTGTAAACCCTGGGGGTTGATCATAGTTGGCACCGGGAACTCGTCACTGAAATAGGTTTTTTTATTCTGTCTTGAGTGTAGTTCAGCGCCGGATTTACGCCGACCTTGGCGCGAATTTCTTTTTTTGGGTGTATGCAGCGGCGCAAATTGGCGCCTAAGTAGCGTCGGAAAAGGCGGGGGGAAAGCTGGAGCAGGTACACAGGCAATAAAAAACCCGGCGCTGGTTAACCAGGGCCGGGTTTTTAAAGCAGATCAAGTAATTACTTGATTTTGCCTTCTTTGTAGACCACGTGCTTACGCACTACTGGGTCAAACTTTTTGATTTCCATCTTTTCCGGCATGGTGCGCTTGTTCTTGTCAGTGGTGTAGAAGTGACCAGTACCAGCAGAAGAGTTCAGACGAATTTTTTCGCGCATGACAATAGCTCCTAATTACACTTTGTGGCCGTTGGCACGAACATCAGCCAACACAGCGTCAATGCCACGCTTGTCGATGATACGCATACCTTTTGGAGTCAGGCGCAGAGTTACGAAACGCTTCTCAGCTTCTACCCAAAAACGGTGAGATTGCAGGTTTGGCAAAAAACGACGCTTGGTGTGGTTTTTTGCGTGGGAAACATTGTTGCCGGTAATGGGACGTTTACCAGTAACTTGACATACCTTGGACATTTTAGTGCCTCATTAAATAAATCAGCGCGCTAAGCTGGAAGCGCTGTGCTAGAACCGTAAAACAGACTAACAACCAGCCTAGAGCATTGTTGTAAGCAGCCTATTCTTTCCTAAACGCGGCTTGAAAACGGGGTCGGCGCAGCAAATTTCATAGGGGGAAACTTGCGCGAAAGTGGCGCTCTTTTATACGCCTTCACAACCCTGCCGCAAAGAGCCGCGTTTTATACCAAAACAGCCCTGTGATAGCAATGAAAAGCTGCTTTTTTAGCCAAAAAAACTGGCGCCCGCCACATTCGTGCAGCGATTTCAGAGCAATCCCCGCTCGGCAAAGGAAATTACCTCCGCATCGCCCACCACCATATGATCAATCACCCGCACGTCGATCAAGTCCAGCGCTGCTTGCAACCGCTGGGTGATACGACAGTCGGCTTGGCTAGGCTCTGCAACTCCGCTAGGGTGGTTGTGACTGAGGATCACCGCGGCACAGTTATGCGCCAATGCGCGCCTTACGACTTCGCGCGGGTAAACCGAGGCGCCATCGATAGTGCCGAAAAATAATTCCTCGTAGGTGATCAGGCGATTTTGGTTATCCAAAAACAAAACCGCAAAAACTTCGCGCGGTTGATGGCGCAGCTGGGCACTTAAATAGTTGCGCACAAGATCGGGGCTGGTGAGCAAGTCGCCCGTTTTCATCGCCGCCGAGAGATGTCGCCGCCCCATTTCCAGTACCGCCTGTAACTGCGCATACTTGGCGTTGCCAAGCCCGAGTCCGCGACAGAATTCAGCTTGCGAGGCTTCCAATAGCGGGCGCAGACCGCCGTACTGCTGCAACAACTCACGCGCAAGGTCTACGGCAGATTTGCCCACGCAGCCAACACGCAGGAATATGGCGAGTAATTCAGCATCGGATAAGGCACGGGGCCCAAGAGATAGTAGTTTTTCGCGCGGGCGTTCGGCGGCGGGCCAATTGGCAATCGACATGGTGTTCTCCTGTATGCGCCCTGTTAAAGAGCGCAATTCCTTGTAGTGAGGTCAGATCATTCCTTTTTAGTATCGCAACAGCCAGCGGACAGTTACGAAAACGCTGGCAAGAATGGTATCTTAACCAGCTTTCGTCAAGCCCTGCGCGGTCAGCGCCGTAAGTGGCCAATTACGTCAATGCAAGCTAAGGTTTGCACTAGCTGCTTGTTTATTCACCCGTGCGTGTAGCGCCAGAGCTTTGTGGGTACCTATGTCATCCCTTGCCAATAAACAGATTCTACTCGGTGTCACCGGCGGTATTGCGGCCTATAAAAGTGCCGATCTGGTGCGTCGCCTGCAAGATGCGGGTGCCAGCGTGCAAGTGGTGATGACGCCGGCGGCGCAGGAATTTATTACGCCGCTGACCCTGCAAGCGCTATCGGGGAACCCGGTGCATACCCAATTGCTCGACCCTGAGGCGGAAGCGGGCATGGGCCATATTCAGCTGGCGCGCTGGGCGGATTTGGTATTGATCGCCCCCGCCAGCGCCGATTTTATGGCACGCCTGACCCAAGGCATGGGTAATGATTTGCTCACCAGCATTTGCCTCGCGACCGCCGCCCCTATTGCGCTGGCGCCGGCGATGAACCAGGGGATGTGGCGCAATCAGGCGACACAAACCAATCTGGATTTACTAATCGAGCGCAAAATTCATATTTTTGGCCCCGCCGACGGCGGTCAGGCCTGTGGTGATATCGGTCCCGGGCGGATGCTGGAACCTTTACAGTTGGTCGATGCCGCTGCCAGTCTGTTTGCGACCGGTAGCCTCGCGGGCAAAACGCTTGTGATTACCGCTGGCCCCACCCGCGAAGCGATTGACCCAGTGCGCTACCTGAGCAATCACAGCTCCGGCAAGATGGGTTATGCCCTAGCCGAGGCTGCTGCAGAAGCGGGCGCCAAGACGATTCTGATTAGCGGCCCGACCCAGCTGAAAACACCGCCGCGGGTGCAGCGCATTGATGTCACCAGCGCGCAGCAAATGTTCGACGCCAGCATGGCCGCTGCCGACAGCTGCGATGTGTTTATCGCCGCTGCCGCCGTGGCCGATTATCGCCCCGCGCAGGTTGCGCCCCAAAAGCTTAAAAAAGGTGCTGATGAAAGCATCACACTGACCCTGGTCAAAAATCCCGACATAGTCGCCAGCGTTGCCGCGCTGCCCAAGCGCCCTTTTACCGTCGGTTTTGCCGCCGAGAGTGAAAACCTACTGGACTATGGCCGGGCGAAGCTGGTGCACAAAAAGCTGGATCTGGTGATTGCCAACAATATCAGCGACAGCCGCATCGGCTTTAATAGTGATGACAATGCGGTGACGGTGATTGATGAACACTCAAACCACGAACTGAGCCAGCGCAGCAAACAGCAGCTGGCACGGGAATTGATTGCACTGATCGCACGCAAAGTGACAGCACCCACACAATAACGACGACTGAATTAGCAAAAGGTAACTACGTGAAACCACGGGATATCACTATAAAAGCAACAGGTACGGCGCCCCTATCACGCAGCGCCCAACGTGCACTGGAGCAAGCCAAACGCAAAGCGGCAGTGCAGCAAAAAATCCTCCTCACCCTGCTGGGAATTGCGCTAGTGGTTAATTTGTTGGCTGCCTATTTCCTGCACCAGCAGCTGGTAGTGGTAAAAAATCACGAAAACCTGCAACGGCTTACCCAGGAAACGGTCAATGAGCGCAAAAGTGCGCTTGAAAACCATTTGCGCGAGCAGGCCAATGCGGTTGAATTGCTGGCCAATAACCCGGCCTGGCTGGCAGCGCTGGATAGCAGCAACCCGGACAATAGCGATGAAACGCGCCAACAATTAACGCAGCGCCTGGCGGCCGACAACCCGGGGATCCTGCATATCCGCCTGACCCCGACGGGAACAGCGGCCCTTGATCGAGAGGCTGAATTCCCGGTGCGCTATCTGGAATTGGACTTGATCCAGCGTGCCGAGCAGCGCAAACCCGCCCTGCCTGAATTGATCGAACTGGATAACCGCTGGATGCTGCAATGGGTAAAACCGCTGGCAGCCAACCCTGAGTCCGCCCCCTTGGGTACGCTCCTCATCACCACTGATGCCAGCCAACTGGTGGAACTGTCAGCCGGTGGGAACCAAAGTGTGGGCGAGACAATATTGTTACAACAGTTCAGCGGCAGCCCGGTGCAGACCATTCGCAAATCCGGCAGCGGCAACGCGGGAGCCAAAGCGAGCGCCAATATCGACCAAAGCCACCTTGTGGTGCAATTTACCCCTTCTGAACAACTTAAAAACACCGCCGAAGAAATGCCAACACTCTGGCTGCTGGTTGTCAGCCTGATCGCCGCCGCCAGTTTGGCGCTCTGCTGGTTCCTCAGCAAAGTGATTACCCGCGCCACATTTAAAGATACAGATAGCCCAACACCTAGCCTGCAAGACACAGTGAAAGCCAGTAAAGATTCTGTGGACGAAGAAAACCTTATCAATCCACTGTTCCAAACCCAGGACATTCTGGATATTGCGGTTATCGATGAAGATGAGGATATCCTCGGGCTGAGCGAAAACTCGGGCAAAAAAGCCAGCAGTGCCAAACGCAGCAGCCTCACCGAAAGTGATGTGCCTCTGGAGATCTTCCGCTCTTATGACATTCGCGGTTTGGTAAACAGCCAAATTACGCCGCAGCTGGCACAGCTAA
Coding sequences within it:
- the mutM gene encoding bifunctional DNA-formamidopyrimidine glycosylase/DNA-(apurinic or apyrimidinic site) lyase, whose amino-acid sequence is MPELPEVETTLRGIAPHVVGRKTTALIVRQPRLRWPIPTDLQERVVGHSLRGAYRRGKYLLLDFGHGHALIHLGMSGSLRIVQADEPPLFHDHVDLIFGKQALRYCDPRRFGCWLWVEGDPKTHKLLADLGPEPLTDTFTADYLYERSRKRSQAVKQFIMDSKIVVGVGNIYANESLFMAGIKPIRKASALTRKDCEQLVRDIKFVLQRSIDQGGTTLRDFVGGDGKPGYFKQQLLVYGRGNQPCMTCKKPLKEVRMNDRTTVYCVACQK
- the rpmG gene encoding 50S ribosomal protein L33 is translated as MREKIRLNSSAGTGHFYTTDKNKRTMPEKMEIKKFDPVVRKHVVYKEGKIK
- the rpmB gene encoding 50S ribosomal protein L28, producing MSKVCQVTGKRPITGNNVSHAKNHTKRRFLPNLQSHRFWVEAEKRFVTLRLTPKGMRIIDKRGIDAVLADVRANGHKV
- the coaBC gene encoding bifunctional phosphopantothenoylcysteine decarboxylase/phosphopantothenate--cysteine ligase CoaBC → MSSLANKQILLGVTGGIAAYKSADLVRRLQDAGASVQVVMTPAAQEFITPLTLQALSGNPVHTQLLDPEAEAGMGHIQLARWADLVLIAPASADFMARLTQGMGNDLLTSICLATAAPIALAPAMNQGMWRNQATQTNLDLLIERKIHIFGPADGGQACGDIGPGRMLEPLQLVDAAASLFATGSLAGKTLVITAGPTREAIDPVRYLSNHSSGKMGYALAEAAAEAGAKTILISGPTQLKTPPRVQRIDVTSAQQMFDASMAAADSCDVFIAAAAVADYRPAQVAPQKLKKGADESITLTLVKNPDIVASVAALPKRPFTVGFAAESENLLDYGRAKLVHKKLDLVIANNISDSRIGFNSDDNAVTVIDEHSNHELSQRSKQQLARELIALIARKVTAPTQ
- a CDS encoding HDOD domain-containing protein translates to MINPQGLQEWMDTLAEQELPTLNAVVREICELSENEKCRAEDLTKIILRDADLTSKVLKIANSVHYNPAFASIKTVSRAIVHLGFDNLRNITLATTLIENFLQGKPKALLIQSLARSFHAAVQAKAMVPFLDGDKKEQIFIAALLRNISELALISTGLPVVAEFIEARDREPQAEHSLALEYLGVDTSLLSRHLIKDWTLGDLLSEACENHVHSSAAARAVNLGNQIATYIQRGIKSPEMHKLCQQTASLCKLPLEDAQQQILLMADEASVIAKIYGVDMLISALPDPDDIDAKEQPSSDVADYLFQQRLNQIHKAMMAGDSLPKVTQLSLAALHEGAAIARVAILFVDHKTKQLDVRYVAGKGTHLWRQQVKINLEQLHKGELLHEFLRQQEPYWYQPKVALKDMGALQVMGATGGLFLAPLQLNKRLLAIAYADGERSGLNARQFEEFQLIANQLNLMMRLNAATQ
- the radC gene encoding DNA repair protein RadC, coding for MSIANWPAAERPREKLLSLGPRALSDAELLAIFLRVGCVGKSAVDLARELLQQYGGLRPLLEASQAEFCRGLGLGNAKYAQLQAVLEMGRRHLSAAMKTGDLLTSPDLVRNYLSAQLRHQPREVFAVLFLDNQNRLITYEELFFGTIDGASVYPREVVRRALAHNCAAVILSHNHPSGVAEPSQADCRITQRLQAALDLIDVRVIDHMVVGDAEVISFAERGLL